The Mycolicibacterium mageritense genome contains a region encoding:
- a CDS encoding TetR/AcrR family transcriptional regulator: protein MPPDRHPRTASRGPRRDALRNDAAVIAAARAVFAEQGPQASMESIAARAGLGVGTIYRRFAGKEELLDAIAQLFVEELDQAAAKALDCPDPGTGLQEFLDFVVDFNAEKYRYAAALADRTTGADVTASTSDKVRELTSKAIDAGVLAPDVTAEDIKALIVALRGVVATRPGAENSAGRRFVRIHLAGLRGNQGRDEIPS, encoded by the coding sequence ATGCCGCCTGACCGCCACCCTCGGACCGCCTCGCGTGGTCCGCGTCGAGATGCGCTGCGCAACGACGCTGCGGTAATTGCGGCAGCCCGCGCGGTGTTCGCCGAGCAGGGGCCGCAGGCGAGCATGGAATCCATCGCCGCCCGCGCCGGGCTCGGGGTGGGCACAATCTATCGGCGATTCGCGGGAAAAGAAGAGCTCCTGGATGCGATCGCCCAGCTGTTCGTCGAGGAACTCGACCAGGCCGCCGCGAAGGCACTCGACTGCCCCGATCCAGGCACGGGTTTACAGGAATTTCTCGACTTCGTCGTCGACTTCAATGCCGAAAAGTACCGCTATGCGGCAGCTTTGGCGGATCGGACGACCGGCGCGGACGTCACTGCGAGCACCAGCGACAAAGTGCGCGAGCTCACGTCAAAGGCAATCGATGCCGGTGTGCTCGCACCTGATGTCACCGCCGAAGACATCAAAGCGCTGATCGTTGCGCTCCGAGGCGTCGTCGCGACCCGCCCCGGCGCCGAGAACAGCGCCGGACGACGTTTCGTACGCATCCACCTCGCCGGACTCCGCGGCAACCAAGGACGCGACGAAATCCCGTCCTGA
- a CDS encoding DUF6221 family protein, with protein MNVVRFVLARIAEDERGELSSLRRGGAPSRGLREAAFKRRLVDDALRNVQWNFAHGEDDNLHLKQPILGQLAMVYADHPDFDARWAR; from the coding sequence ATGAACGTCGTGCGTTTCGTTCTTGCTCGGATCGCCGAAGACGAGCGCGGAGAGCTCAGTTCATTGCGTCGGGGCGGTGCACCGTCACGTGGTCTGCGTGAGGCAGCGTTCAAACGTCGTCTCGTCGACGACGCGCTGCGAAACGTCCAATGGAACTTCGCGCACGGTGAAGATGACAACCTCCACCTGAAGCAACCCATCCTCGGGCAGTTGGCCATGGTGTACGCCGACCATCCTGACTTCGATGCTCGCTGGGCGAGGTGA
- a CDS encoding acyl-ACP desaturase produces MLDVLHELEPVVAENLERHLSIVKPWDPHAYVPWSRGRDFALLGGEDWKPEDSPLDPVAKAALTVNLLTEDNLPSYHREIATRFGRDGAWGTWVGQWTAEEGRHSIALRDYLVVTRGVDPSKLEALRMEHTIAGYDSGDKSPLEALAYVSFQELATRVSHRNTGRASGCPIADQLLARIAADENLHMVFYRNLMAAALDIAPDAAMQAIRDEVVGFVMPGAGMTDFQENAILIAKAGIYDLRIHHDEVLQPILRFWRIFDRDDFGATGEQARTELAQFLDLVDERARYYEEKAAARQ; encoded by the coding sequence ATGCTGGACGTGCTGCACGAACTCGAACCGGTCGTAGCGGAAAATCTGGAACGCCACTTGTCGATCGTCAAACCGTGGGATCCGCACGCGTATGTGCCGTGGAGCCGGGGGCGCGATTTCGCATTACTCGGGGGCGAAGATTGGAAGCCCGAGGATTCCCCGCTCGATCCGGTAGCCAAGGCCGCACTCACGGTCAATCTGCTGACAGAGGACAACCTGCCCTCTTATCACCGCGAAATAGCCACCCGCTTCGGCCGCGACGGCGCGTGGGGCACCTGGGTCGGGCAATGGACCGCCGAGGAGGGACGCCACAGCATCGCGCTGCGCGATTATCTCGTCGTCACCCGTGGTGTCGACCCCTCCAAGCTAGAAGCGCTCCGGATGGAACACACGATCGCCGGTTACGACTCCGGTGACAAGTCTCCGCTGGAGGCATTGGCGTATGTGTCATTCCAGGAGCTCGCGACGCGGGTGTCGCACCGCAACACCGGCCGAGCCTCCGGATGTCCCATCGCCGACCAGTTGCTCGCGCGTATCGCGGCCGACGAGAACTTACACATGGTCTTCTACCGCAATCTCATGGCAGCGGCATTGGACATCGCGCCGGATGCGGCCATGCAGGCGATCCGGGACGAGGTCGTCGGCTTCGTGATGCCCGGTGCAGGCATGACCGATTTCCAGGAGAATGCCATCCTTATCGCGAAAGCCGGAATCTACGATCTGCGGATCCACCATGACGAGGTTCTGCAACCGATACTGCGGTTTTGGCGGATATTTGATCGCGACGACTTCGGAGCGACAGGCGAACAGGCGCGCACCGAGTTGGCGCAGTTCCTCGACCTCGTCGACGAGCGGGCCCGCTACTACGAAGAGAAAGCCGCAGCGCGTCAATAG
- a CDS encoding amidohydrolase family protein, translating into MPDLPKWDVHHHIVPDFYVDEMRRRGITDVSSLRWPRWSPQSSLRAMDKFDIEKAFLSVSAPGVYVDDTSAARSISRRCNEFMATMAGDHAGRYGAFAALPLPDVDAAISEACYALDALEFDGVGLLSNVAGLHLGDPRLRELLAELDRRGAVAYVHPNGLAQRTDHRLLNPLYWWQNDTTRSLVEFVAAGHHRDYPNIRWIFAHGGGVFPVAYRSIVQALSPTNPDIEAELLHWRNNVFVDTASKAFDEQIPQIINLSGAGHVLFGSDLGWAPKSAVSTLIKHWDGAEAKFGISATDLAAIYRDNARRLFNRQPPPVATPQRGGAVQVPPHDVYERHCLPQATVDTLRENYPDIDLTGLEIWDEPRELALARNKRVMLSPHIPPLWQLSPQQVAPVLHDHNRELSAIRERNPQKFRVFGVIDARDSVGAVAEIEHCLDALGLDGICLSTRICDAAFTDLLDQSVCRKLVERRAVVMIHPQDATGAPLANENYLDAVAFMAKAFYLGAYQRELHHVRLVLTHTCGTLPYLAEPLNILYYMTARRRHIASYVLDNLLTHRAKGFHALMNTTTTQELWP; encoded by the coding sequence GTGCCTGACCTTCCGAAGTGGGACGTCCACCACCACATCGTTCCGGACTTTTACGTCGACGAGATGCGGCGGCGAGGCATAACCGACGTGAGTTCACTGCGCTGGCCACGGTGGTCACCGCAGTCATCACTTCGTGCGATGGACAAGTTCGACATCGAAAAGGCGTTCCTGTCGGTGTCCGCGCCGGGTGTCTACGTCGACGACACTTCGGCGGCACGGTCAATCAGCCGGCGCTGCAACGAATTCATGGCCACCATGGCGGGCGACCACGCCGGCCGGTACGGCGCGTTCGCCGCGCTCCCCCTGCCCGACGTCGACGCGGCGATCAGCGAAGCCTGCTACGCACTCGATGCACTCGAGTTCGACGGCGTCGGCCTGCTGTCAAACGTCGCCGGTCTCCATCTGGGCGATCCCCGGTTGCGCGAGCTGCTCGCCGAGCTCGACCGCCGCGGCGCCGTCGCATACGTGCACCCCAACGGCCTCGCGCAGCGCACCGATCATCGGCTGCTCAATCCCCTGTATTGGTGGCAGAACGACACCACCCGCAGTCTCGTCGAATTCGTCGCCGCCGGGCACCACCGGGACTACCCCAATATCCGATGGATCTTCGCCCACGGGGGCGGCGTGTTTCCGGTCGCCTACCGATCCATCGTGCAAGCGCTGTCCCCCACCAACCCTGACATAGAAGCCGAGCTACTGCATTGGCGGAACAATGTTTTCGTCGATACGGCCTCCAAGGCCTTCGATGAACAGATCCCCCAGATCATCAACCTGTCTGGCGCTGGGCATGTGTTGTTCGGCAGCGACCTCGGGTGGGCACCGAAGTCTGCGGTCTCGACGCTGATCAAGCACTGGGACGGCGCGGAAGCCAAGTTCGGCATCAGCGCGACGGACCTCGCAGCGATCTACCGGGACAACGCGCGGCGCTTGTTCAACCGCCAGCCCCCGCCGGTCGCCACGCCACAGCGCGGCGGCGCAGTCCAGGTACCCCCGCACGACGTCTACGAACGGCACTGTCTACCGCAGGCTACCGTCGACACGCTGCGCGAAAACTATCCGGATATCGACCTCACCGGACTCGAAATCTGGGACGAGCCACGGGAACTCGCGCTGGCACGCAACAAACGCGTCATGCTCAGCCCCCACATCCCGCCCCTGTGGCAACTGTCGCCGCAGCAAGTGGCACCGGTGCTACACGACCACAACCGGGAACTGAGCGCGATCCGTGAACGAAACCCGCAGAAATTCAGGGTCTTTGGCGTCATCGATGCCCGCGATTCGGTGGGCGCAGTCGCCGAGATAGAGCACTGTCTCGACGCCCTGGGCCTCGACGGCATCTGCCTTTCGACGCGGATTTGCGACGCCGCATTCACCGATCTCCTCGACCAGAGCGTATGCCGCAAACTCGTCGAACGCCGCGCCGTGGTCATGATCCACCCGCAAGATGCCACCGGAGCGCCACTGGCCAACGAAAACTATCTCGACGCGGTGGCGTTCATGGCAAAGGCGTTCTACCTCGGGGCCTACCAACGCGAGCTACATCACGTGCGCCTCGTTCTGACCCATACCTGCGGAACGCTGCCCTACCTTGCCGAGCCGCTGAATATCCTGTACTACATGACGGCTCGGCGGCGACACATCGCGTCCTACGTGCTGGACAATCTCCTGACACACCGCGCCAAAGGATTCCACGCTCTGATGAACACGACGACAACCCAAGAGCTATGGCCCTAG
- a CDS encoding TetR/AcrR family transcriptional regulator — MALGRPAHGHDRRRNELIDTAEQLFIEQGIRDTTVDDVLRTAGISKGAFYHYFSSKDDLIAASIERLVDGLTQAIQPVVDDPDLSGAEKFSAFFAVKSRYQAAHERYAQLLATLMQSDLSHYRFFVTASRRLAKPFGTILKQGADEGSFRITHPAETAEILISAVGALALNPEAASGTPERTASYRDALHGMVAKTIGVDPSSFVL, encoded by the coding sequence ATGGCCCTAGGCCGGCCCGCGCACGGGCATGACCGGCGTCGGAACGAACTCATCGACACCGCCGAACAGCTCTTCATCGAGCAAGGCATCCGCGATACCACCGTCGACGACGTCCTGCGCACCGCAGGGATCTCCAAAGGGGCCTTCTACCACTACTTTTCGTCTAAAGACGACCTGATCGCGGCCAGCATCGAACGTCTGGTGGACGGTTTGACCCAAGCAATCCAGCCGGTCGTCGACGACCCGGACTTGAGCGGGGCCGAAAAATTCAGCGCATTCTTCGCCGTGAAGTCGCGCTACCAAGCGGCCCACGAACGTTACGCGCAGTTGCTGGCCACCCTGATGCAGTCCGACCTCAGCCACTACCGGTTCTTCGTCACGGCGTCGCGACGCCTCGCGAAGCCGTTCGGCACGATACTCAAGCAAGGTGCGGACGAAGGGAGCTTCCGCATCACCCATCCGGCCGAGACGGCCGAAATCCTGATCTCCGCGGTCGGCGCGCTCGCTCTGAATCCCGAGGCGGCGAGCGGTACCCCAGAACGGACAGCGAGCTACCGCGACGCCCTGCACGGCATGGTGGCCAAGACCATTGGCGTCGACCCGTCGAGCTTCGTACTGTAG
- a CDS encoding Crp/Fnr family transcriptional regulator gives MDEAIARASILRSVDPATASALIAQFTAVEFAAGSHIFHEDDPGDQLYIIGSGKVKFSRRSPDGREHVVTVMGPSDMFGELAVFDPAPRTSTATALTDVSAVTLDRDAICGLITSRPGVAEQLLRILARRVRRTNDNVADLVLVDVPGRVARKLLSLAQRFGYQEDGHVRLIHHLSRTELAQLVGATPESVDRALTDFHRKGWLRVEDQAVVIVDSDRLQQCAALVP, from the coding sequence ATGGACGAGGCCATAGCTCGCGCCAGCATCCTGCGCAGTGTCGACCCTGCCACGGCGTCGGCTCTGATCGCGCAGTTCACCGCCGTCGAGTTCGCCGCAGGCAGCCACATCTTTCACGAAGACGACCCTGGCGATCAGCTGTACATCATCGGTTCCGGCAAGGTGAAATTCTCGCGCCGGTCCCCTGACGGCCGGGAGCACGTCGTCACGGTGATGGGACCGTCCGATATGTTCGGCGAGTTAGCCGTGTTCGATCCCGCGCCCCGAACCTCGACAGCGACCGCGCTCACCGACGTATCGGCCGTGACACTCGACCGCGACGCCATCTGCGGCTTGATCACCAGCCGACCCGGTGTCGCCGAACAACTGCTACGCATCCTGGCGCGCCGGGTGCGCCGCACCAATGACAACGTCGCCGACCTCGTTCTCGTCGACGTGCCCGGACGCGTGGCACGCAAACTCTTGTCGCTCGCGCAACGGTTCGGCTATCAGGAAGACGGCCATGTCCGCCTGATCCATCACCTCAGCCGCACCGAGCTCGCGCAACTCGTCGGCGCCACACCGGAATCCGTCGACCGGGCCCTTACCGACTTCCACCGCAAAGGCTGGCTCCGAGTCGAGGACCAGGCCGTCGTGATCGTCGATTCCGACCGTCTCCAACAGTGTGCCGCGCTCGTGCCGTGA
- a CDS encoding class I SAM-dependent methyltransferase, translating to MTGSRGGDGRTLFAGTAWYYARYRPDYPDVFFADLIARFHLDGTQRLLDLGCGTGQLILPLAAHVAEAVGIDPEPAMLDEAANQAQASQITNVTWAQGSSQHLASDLGRFDLVTMGRSFHWMDREQVLTALDAVVGDRGGLVIANDSCLVRPSTPWQRALEDIQQRYLPPDWQAGVPTVAGGPEPHEDVLARSAFSRVEHRTYEFTRSWTVEQAIGYLYSTSLPLRRLLGDRRSAFELEVTDALRAIDPAGRYDEPVTLHVLIATKR from the coding sequence ATGACCGGATCCCGGGGCGGTGACGGCCGCACGCTTTTCGCCGGAACTGCTTGGTACTACGCGCGATACCGGCCGGACTATCCGGATGTGTTCTTCGCTGACCTGATCGCCCGGTTCCACCTCGACGGCACCCAACGACTGCTCGACCTGGGCTGTGGCACCGGCCAACTGATCCTGCCGCTGGCAGCACACGTTGCGGAGGCCGTCGGCATCGACCCCGAGCCTGCGATGCTGGACGAAGCGGCCAATCAAGCCCAAGCCTCTCAGATCACCAATGTGACGTGGGCACAAGGCAGTTCACAGCACCTTGCCAGTGATCTCGGGCGCTTCGATCTGGTGACGATGGGTCGCTCGTTTCATTGGATGGACCGCGAGCAAGTCCTGACTGCGCTCGACGCCGTCGTCGGTGATCGTGGTGGCCTTGTGATCGCCAACGACAGTTGCCTCGTTCGGCCGTCGACGCCCTGGCAGCGCGCACTCGAGGACATACAGCAGCGCTATCTGCCGCCTGACTGGCAGGCCGGCGTTCCGACCGTGGCTGGTGGTCCAGAGCCGCACGAGGACGTTCTTGCCCGCTCTGCGTTCAGTCGTGTGGAGCACCGGACGTATGAGTTCACCCGTAGCTGGACAGTCGAGCAGGCCATCGGGTACCTCTACTCGACGTCACTGCCGCTTCGCCGGCTGCTCGGCGACAGGCGCTCAGCGTTCGAGCTGGAGGTCACCGATGCTCTGCGCGCGATCGACCCGGCTGGACGGTACGACGAACCGGTGACGTTGCACGTGCTGATCGCCACCAAGCGGTAG
- a CDS encoding ExeA family protein, producing the protein MSIQRLQSHWGFTRMPFGRDLAPSMLHRHPGHSEAIARIGWCVDQCAIGVITGEVGAGKTVAIRAAATSLDPARHVIIYLANPTIGVRGMLTHIVATSGTPGVSHRPAGSPGRRRLGRRARRTGPQPVLVVDEAHLLDNHQLEAIRLLTNHDMDSGSPFAVVLVGQPTLRHRLRLGVLAALDQRVAVRYTLPGMTAADTADYIGHHTKIAGRPMRCSPMTR; encoded by the coding sequence GTGAGTATTCAACGGCTGCAATCACATTGGGGATTCACCCGGATGCCGTTCGGCCGGGATCTGGCCCCGTCGATGCTGCACCGCCACCCCGGCCACAGCGAAGCGATCGCCCGGATCGGCTGGTGTGTGGACCAATGCGCCATCGGGGTCATCACCGGCGAAGTCGGCGCCGGCAAAACCGTCGCGATCCGCGCGGCGGCCACCTCCTTGGATCCGGCGCGGCACGTCATCATCTACCTCGCCAACCCCACCATCGGAGTCCGCGGCATGCTTACCCACATCGTGGCCACCTCGGGCACACCCGGCGTTTCACACCGCCCGGCTGGCTCCCCAGGCCGCCGACGCCTTGGCCGCCGAGCACGCCGAACGGGGCCGCAACCCGTCCTCGTCGTCGATGAAGCCCACCTGCTCGACAATCATCAACTCGAAGCGATCCGGCTGCTCACCAACCACGACATGGACAGTGGTTCCCCGTTCGCCGTCGTCCTGGTCGGGCAACCCACCCTGCGGCACCGACTGCGCCTGGGGGTGCTGGCCGCGTTAGATCAGCGCGTCGCCGTGCGCTACACCCTGCCCGGCATGACCGCGGCCGACACCGCCGACTACATCGGGCATCACACCAAGATCGCCGGCCGCCCGATGCGCTGTTCGCCGATGACGCGATGA
- a CDS encoding TPR repeat region-containing protein: protein MGELSMADVDQWQPDKIDEVADALAERARTGGQTAEDLRGLHDMATWEGDAGDAARQAIDKSATELETSAQNDTLASLFTKKSVSDVRAVKNSLKSIVEDAAAEPAVSINLETNTITPPDTTGWEEDEVTKLREKMADLEDRIVAMLAAAEEADSDLGRVMTAAAGGDPQTPAEQGSTDGQSLQDGKLTPEESARLTENTTLTPEQADALARGNLVLPASQMEYLNQVARSLDGKSTPEIRALMDSLGVDGDRLQDALQLVSNEHVSAAGVDPSLKPGDPGYVPPKGSFDALPDAVRRDLTKYPLEHLQSPVGAYSRARPELADLAAMANRGNPALQQGTSFDQAMLKQAEVMLDNSKIPDELAKKNLGQDLVPFNKGQVDPTLQAVLSAAGRDQIALHDTLAVGRR, encoded by the coding sequence GTGGGCGAGCTGTCGATGGCTGATGTCGATCAGTGGCAGCCTGACAAGATCGATGAGGTGGCCGACGCGCTGGCAGAACGAGCCCGCACCGGCGGACAGACAGCTGAAGACTTGCGCGGCCTGCACGACATGGCGACATGGGAGGGCGATGCGGGCGACGCAGCCCGGCAAGCGATAGACAAGTCGGCCACCGAGTTGGAGACCTCGGCCCAAAACGACACCTTAGCCTCGCTGTTTACGAAGAAGTCCGTCAGCGATGTGCGCGCGGTCAAAAACTCACTCAAGTCGATCGTGGAGGACGCGGCAGCAGAGCCTGCGGTGTCAATCAACTTGGAGACCAACACCATCACCCCGCCGGACACCACCGGGTGGGAGGAAGACGAGGTCACCAAGCTCAGGGAGAAGATGGCCGACCTGGAGGACCGGATCGTCGCGATGCTGGCCGCCGCCGAGGAGGCCGATAGTGATCTCGGACGGGTGATGACCGCCGCGGCCGGCGGTGATCCGCAAACCCCGGCTGAACAAGGCTCCACCGATGGACAATCGTTGCAGGACGGCAAACTCACGCCGGAGGAATCGGCGAGGCTGACTGAGAACACCACCTTGACACCGGAGCAGGCTGATGCGCTCGCCCGGGGCAATCTGGTGCTGCCGGCCAGTCAGATGGAGTATCTCAATCAGGTGGCGCGCTCGCTGGATGGTAAGAGCACGCCCGAAATTCGCGCATTGATGGATTCCCTTGGGGTTGACGGAGATCGGTTGCAGGACGCGTTGCAGCTCGTGTCCAACGAACATGTCAGCGCCGCGGGAGTCGATCCGTCGCTCAAGCCCGGTGATCCGGGATATGTACCGCCGAAGGGCAGTTTCGATGCGCTGCCCGACGCGGTACGCCGCGATCTGACCAAATACCCACTGGAGCATCTGCAATCGCCGGTGGGTGCCTACAGTCGGGCGCGCCCGGAACTGGCCGATCTGGCGGCCATGGCGAATCGGGGTAACCCTGCGTTGCAGCAAGGAACCTCGTTCGATCAAGCCATGCTCAAACAGGCCGAGGTGATGCTGGACAACTCCAAGATCCCTGACGAGCTGGCAAAGAAGAACCTCGGCCAGGATTTGGTGCCGTTCAACAAGGGTCAGGTCGATCCCACGCTGCAGGCGGTGCTCTCCGCGGCGGGAAGAGACCAGATCGCGCTACACGACACCCTGGCTGTTGGCCGTCGCTGA
- a CDS encoding WXG100 family type VII secretion target: MADGLRVDVTTVQAAADRIDVAAEGLRSAHGAVHERIAAAQSGWIGASGAALTTATGKWEEESAARYTELIGHAAKYRSAATSYVTTDDGEAGDVEATAAAMRL; encoded by the coding sequence ATGGCGGATGGTCTACGGGTTGATGTGACGACCGTGCAAGCGGCCGCTGACCGGATCGATGTGGCAGCTGAAGGTCTGCGGTCCGCCCATGGCGCAGTCCATGAACGCATCGCCGCTGCTCAGAGCGGATGGATTGGGGCCAGTGGTGCCGCGCTCACTACGGCAACCGGTAAGTGGGAGGAAGAATCCGCAGCTCGCTACACCGAGTTGATTGGGCATGCCGCGAAGTATCGATCGGCGGCAACCAGCTATGTCACCACCGACGATGGTGAGGCTGGAGACGTTGAAGCTACGGCCGCAGCAATGAGGCTGTAA
- a CDS encoding AraC family transcriptional regulator: protein MVGYRALEVPETVHRGMPSSMLTFIVSLDDGVEAASTRDGLAAARPNPFVLGGLHLHASHVQQRRGQTGVQLAVHPLASRSLFGVPSAELSVTDYAAVDVLGRRAVELAERVAEARQWPKVFATVADFLVDARRRRDDVTVRPDVAYAWHLLERTQGRIPVGDLADRAGVSARHLTTLFQREVGRSPKTVSMLMRFQHATNKIAAAARHGGVDLAAVAAETGYCDQAHLTREFVRFAGVPPRAWLAEEFGNIQDGGHSFGSQWDYDYLESDCLVNTSGA from the coding sequence ATGGTGGGCTATCGGGCGCTGGAGGTGCCCGAGACGGTGCACCGCGGTATGCCGTCGTCGATGTTGACGTTCATTGTCAGCCTCGATGACGGAGTGGAGGCCGCATCGACCCGTGACGGGTTGGCTGCTGCACGGCCCAACCCGTTTGTCCTCGGCGGCCTGCACCTGCACGCCAGCCATGTGCAGCAGCGGCGTGGCCAAACCGGTGTGCAGCTGGCAGTACACCCATTGGCGTCACGCTCGCTGTTCGGCGTGCCCAGTGCCGAGCTGTCGGTCACCGATTACGCCGCGGTCGATGTGCTCGGCCGTCGCGCGGTCGAACTCGCCGAGCGTGTCGCAGAAGCGCGGCAGTGGCCCAAGGTGTTCGCGACCGTGGCTGATTTCCTCGTAGATGCCAGGCGGCGACGCGACGACGTGACCGTGCGGCCCGATGTCGCATATGCCTGGCATCTGTTGGAGCGTACCCAGGGTCGAATTCCGGTCGGCGACTTGGCAGATCGCGCGGGTGTGAGTGCACGGCACTTGACTACCCTGTTCCAGCGGGAAGTGGGCAGATCGCCGAAGACGGTGTCGATGCTGATGCGGTTTCAACACGCCACCAACAAGATCGCAGCGGCAGCGCGCCATGGCGGGGTTGATCTGGCCGCGGTTGCGGCGGAAACCGGATATTGCGACCAGGCTCATCTGACGCGCGAGTTCGTCCGGTTCGCCGGAGTGCCGCCGCGAGCCTGGCTGGCCGAAGAGTTCGGAAACATCCAAGACGGCGGACACAGCTTCGGGTCACAGTGGGACTATGACTACCTCGAATCCGACTGTCTGGTTAACACTTCAGGCGCATAA
- a CDS encoding VOC family protein, giving the protein MTTSNPTVWLTLQAHNAPKLIDYYVDTFGFVVVARYGDGDRVDHAQLNWPEGSGGIMLGSHKPGADWSREPGTAGGYVVTSDPDALYERVLSHEAEIVRPLAKTDYGANEFAVRDPEGNLWSFGDYTGEPMPS; this is encoded by the coding sequence ATGACTACCTCGAATCCGACTGTCTGGTTAACACTTCAGGCGCATAACGCTCCCAAGCTCATCGACTACTACGTTGACACGTTCGGGTTTGTCGTCGTGGCCCGCTACGGCGACGGCGACAGAGTCGACCACGCTCAGTTGAATTGGCCCGAGGGCAGCGGCGGCATCATGCTGGGCAGCCACAAACCCGGCGCGGACTGGTCCCGTGAACCGGGAACCGCCGGCGGGTATGTCGTCACCAGCGACCCGGATGCGCTCTACGAGCGGGTTCTTTCACATGAGGCCGAAATCGTCCGCCCGCTGGCCAAAACCGATTATGGGGCAAACGAATTCGCCGTACGCGACCCTGAGGGCAACTTGTGGTCATTCGGTGACTACACCGGCGAACCGATGCCCAGCTGA
- a CDS encoding SDR family oxidoreductase: MARTVLVTGATGTLGHHVVPEATAAGHQVRALSRHERVGYTGVHWHQGDLHAGTGLDAALDGTDVVIHCATQPTGGKDVVAARNLIASARRTSVGHLIYVSIVGIDAIPLPYYKTKLQVEQTLAESGLGHTVLRATQFHELIEAIFRGQRFFPALLALRGVRFQPIDTRDVATRLVELIDAEPSGRAPDIGGPEVHEHAELGRMYLAARGSGRRVVSLTIPGKIVAGYKTGANLVPTNAAGTKTFQEYLAAAA; encoded by the coding sequence ATGGCTCGGACCGTTCTCGTCACCGGAGCAACAGGAACCCTCGGCCACCACGTCGTCCCGGAGGCCACCGCGGCCGGGCACCAGGTCCGGGCGTTGAGTCGCCACGAACGCGTCGGCTACACGGGCGTGCATTGGCATCAGGGCGACCTGCACGCCGGCACTGGCCTCGACGCGGCACTCGACGGCACCGACGTCGTCATCCATTGCGCCACGCAACCGACCGGGGGCAAAGATGTTGTCGCTGCGCGCAATCTGATCGCGTCCGCGCGCCGCACTAGCGTCGGGCATCTGATCTACGTGTCGATCGTCGGAATCGACGCCATCCCGCTGCCGTATTACAAGACCAAGCTGCAGGTTGAGCAAACGTTGGCCGAGTCCGGCCTGGGCCATACTGTGTTGCGCGCCACGCAGTTCCACGAATTGATCGAGGCGATCTTTCGGGGGCAACGGTTCTTCCCGGCGCTACTGGCGTTGCGCGGCGTGCGATTCCAACCGATCGACACTCGTGACGTCGCCACGCGACTGGTCGAGTTGATCGACGCCGAACCGTCGGGCCGGGCTCCCGACATCGGCGGTCCGGAGGTGCACGAGCATGCCGAATTGGGCCGCATGTACCTCGCGGCACGGGGTAGCGGCCGCCGCGTGGTCAGTCTCACCATCCCGGGCAAGATCGTCGCGGGTTACAAAACTGGCGCCAATCTGGTCCCGACGAACGCGGCGGGCACAAAAACTTTCCAGGAATATCTGGCTGCGGCCGCATAA
- a CDS encoding DUF1707 SHOCT-like domain-containing protein, giving the protein MSTSASQNRSMRAADTDRIQVAQLLTDAAAQGRLPMTEYEDRLAKAYAAETCAELARLSYDLPGATIQGNGVCRPAPSTLLLAIMSGFERRGRWNVPMKLTTFALFGGGVVDLRYADFTAPDVEIRTYSIFGGQTILVPPEVNVDVNGHGVMGSFDHNVTGKGTPGAPRVHIRGFSLWGSVGVKRKKRRKQYED; this is encoded by the coding sequence ATGAGCACTTCAGCGTCGCAGAACAGGTCGATGCGAGCTGCTGACACCGACCGGATTCAGGTGGCGCAGCTGCTCACCGATGCCGCCGCTCAGGGCCGGCTCCCCATGACGGAATACGAAGATCGGCTGGCAAAGGCTTACGCGGCGGAAACCTGTGCCGAGCTCGCGCGCCTCAGCTACGACCTGCCCGGCGCCACCATTCAGGGCAACGGTGTCTGTCGTCCCGCACCTTCGACGTTGCTGCTGGCGATCATGAGCGGCTTCGAACGCCGCGGCCGGTGGAATGTGCCGATGAAGCTGACGACGTTCGCGTTGTTCGGCGGCGGCGTGGTCGACCTGCGATATGCCGACTTCACCGCGCCCGACGTGGAGATCCGCACCTATTCGATCTTCGGGGGGCAAACCATCCTCGTCCCCCCGGAAGTCAACGTCGACGTCAACGGCCACGGCGTGATGGGCAGCTTCGACCACAACGTGACCGGAAAGGGGACGCCCGGCGCCCCCAGGGTGCACATTCGGGGCTTCTCGCTGTGGGGCAGCGTCGGGGTGAAGCGCAAGAAGCGCCGCAAACAATACGAAGATTGA